A DNA window from Campylobacter sp. MG1 contains the following coding sequences:
- a CDS encoding DUF4352 domain-containing protein has translation MKNEKFFKFIFVTIIVIIVLGIIFAGENTPNAKDSNIIKIGETLNTSKFAITVHSVKIARNVNTSNFLTNLDAEQGVLYLIIDATFKNISKESRMLLDGDVLIVSKDNGEALKYEVSEVIMQDDWGIFLEPMNPGLTKKN, from the coding sequence ATAAAAAATGAAAAATTTTTTAAATTTATTTTTGTAACAATCATTGTTATTATAGTATTAGGCATTATATTTGCAGGCGAAAACACTCCTAACGCTAAAGATTCCAACATCATTAAAATTGGAGAAACACTAAATACATCTAAATTTGCAATCACTGTACATAGCGTAAAAATAGCTCGTAATGTTAATACTAGTAATTTTCTAACAAATTTAGATGCAGAACAAGGTGTATTATATTTAATTATTGATGCTACTTTCAAAAATATATCTAAAGAAAGTAGAATGTTACTAGATGGAGATGTGCTAATTGTATCTAAAGATAATGGTGAAGCACTAAAATACGAAGTATCTGAAGTAATAATGCAAGATGATTGGGGGATATTTTTAGAACCTATGAATCCAGGACTTACAAAAAAGAACTAA